The genome window GTATGGTGGGTGCAGACAGTTTGCAAACTCGCAGAATCTCATCAATACAATAATAAAGATTTCGAAGCATCTGAATTCCCAATACTTGTGTGTCTATTTTACCAGATTACAATTCGTGCATGGCAGTATGGGAAACCAGGAGGATCAGTTTAGATTTGACACTTTTAGGGCAATGCCGCCAATGCCAGCGCCACCACTTTAACAAAcataagtcttttttttttccattacatCCATACTCACCAGAACATATCAGGGTAACATTGCTGTGTCCACTGCAATCCTGGTGAGTGTCTGAAGACCGAGGGCACTTTTTCAGCTGAGTCTCATTGCCCGTACATTTAAAAACCTCAGTCCCCATGAGCACAGGACTGCCTCCAGAATGAGCAGAGCTCGAAAGAGACACGGCCACTCCACAATGAAGCTGCGCACAGACCACATTGGCGTTTTTCAAATCCCAGTCAAGACCACACATTGTTTTCCAGGTGTCACCAAACAGGACCTCCAGTCTGCCGAAACATTGGGAACTTCCTTGGAACAACCTCGGAATGATGTGGTCTGGAAAGAAAAGCATTGAATCAGAAAAACGTTCAAACAATACGAACTCAGATTATTGAATGATGAACATTCATTTGATTAATAGCAGATCTGGCACATTCGGATATGAGTTGTTCCATCAATCTGTGTGGCCTTTGTAGCCCTGTCGACTCCATTCATCTTCATTCCCCAGAATCCTGACCCTCAGCTGTTTGAGTTAACGTGACTTCCAGCCAGCAAATAAACGATACAAAGTGATTGTGCCATCCAACACAATGTTGAATCTCATTAAACATAGATTTGTAAGTCTGTTAGTTCCAGCCGTGCAACTCTCTCAATGTGGCTTTAAGTGACATCACAATGGACACCTGCCCTGCCCCTTCCCCGGAGTGGAAAGGGTAACAGGTACTTACCTCTCCCATTACGGTCAAGTATTCAAAAAGGATACTGAATAAATCAGTGATTCTGTTATTTTTATGTGAATAAGTATTCCACAGTTATCACATCCTTTTCTGTTTTTGCAGCCCTGGAATTTGATAAAATGACACAGAAAgtacagcagtttttttttacctgAACAGATGACACCAGCATCATTGCCGTGTGAGTAGCTGTAGTGACCCCATTGCTGTGATTGACACTCCTTCAGAGCGCGCTCGGTCCCGCTGCACTCAACATTCCAGGTCACAATGGGTCCGGATCCTCGTCCAAAGTGAGCCCCGCCCGGGGCAGAGACCGCGGTCCCGCAGTCCAGCTCCCGACACACAACTGCGGCATCTGGCAGGTCCCAAAGATCGTGATCGACTGTCCCCCACTGTCCCTTGTAATGAATCTCCACTCGGCCAGCGCAAGGACTAGCCCCATTCTCAAGTCTCAGCCACACCGTCTCTGTAAAATATCGAAATGGTAATCAAAGTGAACAGTGCGCAATTGTGAAAGCTCGATATTGCAGCCAGCATTCCGCGCTCACAATGCAATGGGAGTGAGGTCACGCTAAAAATACACACTATAACTTAGGATATGTATTGTTGATAGCGAAAGGcaaatatcatttttttaaaaaaatgcacactCACAAAGAGAatcaggaaaatgtttccatgaGAAAATttgtattattcattcatgggatgtgggcgcgCTGAATGGCGAATAACCATAACTGATCCGCCCTGAGAATATCTGAAACTGAAACGCACTTCCTTCTGTCACAGGCCGAAATATTGTGGGATGAATGGTCATGTGAGCATGATGTCACTGCGCAATAGTGAGTGAAATCGTTTATATACGTTGCCGACAGCAGCACTGTGTGTGCAGATGAATTTTCATAGTATCTCCATGTATTGTCTTTCTGTCAGAGAATGGCAGTGTGCATTGGAACCGCTTTTTTtccaccctcctccccccacGAACCCTGAAATGAGAGAACTTAAGAAGTCGTGCAACCACCACCCTTGTTGTTATGAACAGACAGCTGATTAACGAGTGAGCATTAACACATGCTGTTTATCACCATCACTTCATATTTGAGCAGAAACATCAGAATATTGGGATTCCAATCCCTGGAAAAATAACATGCAATTACCTGCACTGTTGGCCTCAGTATCGACAAGTCTGTCTGAAATATAGAGAAGGGAATTGAAGTGTTAAAAATCAACGCAGTGctgaagaataaagaaaacagatGCAACAGCTGCGGGCAATAATCATCATTACTTTGCGAAATAAAGTTGTTTACAAAAGGGGGATTCGcacatggaatgatctgccagtggaaatggttgtggCAGATATGTaaagaacattttaaaggcatttggacaaatgtttGGATTTCAGAGGTTTAGAAAGACATGGGCAGCGtggagggaaatggagttagtgtgggcggacattttggtcggcacggaACATATTATTcggaagggcctgtctccgtgatATGACACTATGTGTGTATGATAGTTGGAAATTTGACATCCTCTTTTCATGCAATACCGACAACACAGGAAATATATTTACAGCAGGGATCAAATATTGTC of Chiloscyllium plagiosum isolate BGI_BamShark_2017 unplaced genomic scaffold, ASM401019v2 scaf_5914, whole genome shotgun sequence contains these proteins:
- the LOC122548083 gene encoding deleted in malignant brain tumors 1 protein-like; translation: TVWLRLENGASPCAGRVEIHYKGQWGTVDHDLWDLPDAAVVCRELDCGTAVSAPGGAHFGRGSGPIVTWNVECSGTERALKECQSQQWGHYSYSHGNDAGVICSDHIIPRLFQGSSQCFGRLEVLFGDTWKTMCGLDWDLKNANVVCAQLHCGVAVSLSSSAHSGGSPVLMGTEVFKCTGNETQLKKCPRSSDTHQDCSGHSNVTLICSDENWWPRLVNGGSRCDGRVEVYYNGSWGRVQDTLWDLNDSHVVCRQLGCGHALETYKSSQYEESDGRPWVHDIQCHGQESQLRDCRISGPLNSSVADSSDVVILCSVLVQVKAGVGQMNGCEQLKLCFWKIQVAKIL